One genomic region from Jilunia laotingensis encodes:
- a CDS encoding L,D-transpeptidase, which produces MNRYITYLFIIFLVLSCLSCQLNEKTSQTEEFAVPVIDSLEQELPQPEKETPKKLEPEDISIIKELKYDKYTLEDIYPYKDTTRNFQWDKIKERLALLENIQQESPLQWGILQNYKNRNGEAPLVKKYKRDAYRRIADTLGVERYQSIPLYMLNDTLVPERYGQDGELARILDDGERFMKVIPIFTGDEWYVPRKYIKLIPDTVVFDKAIMVDRKNQNITTLEQAGHGQWTVRSMNPATTGRHLPPYAQETPLGIFVLQEKKSKMIFLKDGSQETGGFAPYASRFSDGGYIHGVPTNVPQKSLIEYSPSLGTTPRSHMCVRNATSHAKFIYDWAPVNGTIVFVLE; this is translated from the coding sequence ATGAACAGATACATTACATACCTTTTTATAATTTTCCTTGTTCTTTCCTGCCTGTCATGTCAACTTAACGAAAAGACATCGCAGACGGAAGAATTCGCAGTCCCGGTGATTGACTCACTGGAACAGGAACTTCCTCAACCTGAAAAAGAGACTCCCAAGAAACTGGAACCGGAGGATATTTCGATTATAAAAGAGCTGAAATACGATAAATATACATTAGAAGATATTTATCCTTATAAAGACACCACCCGTAACTTTCAATGGGACAAAATCAAAGAGAGGCTGGCATTGCTTGAGAACATCCAACAAGAATCTCCCCTCCAATGGGGCATCCTGCAGAATTACAAAAACCGCAACGGTGAAGCACCGCTGGTGAAGAAGTATAAACGCGATGCTTATCGTCGAATAGCCGATACGTTGGGCGTGGAACGCTATCAGTCCATTCCGCTTTATATGCTCAACGATACACTTGTTCCCGAACGTTACGGGCAGGATGGCGAACTGGCTCGGATTTTAGACGATGGAGAAAGATTCATGAAAGTTATCCCCATCTTTACGGGAGACGAGTGGTACGTTCCCCGGAAATATATCAAGCTGATTCCCGACACGGTCGTATTTGACAAAGCTATCATGGTGGATCGGAAAAATCAGAATATTACAACTCTGGAACAGGCCGGGCACGGTCAATGGACGGTACGAAGCATGAATCCGGCTACCACCGGACGCCACCTGCCGCCCTATGCCCAAGAGACTCCCCTCGGTATTTTTGTCCTGCAGGAAAAGAAGAGCAAAATGATTTTCCTAAAAGACGGTTCACAGGAGACGGGGGGATTCGCACCTTACGCTAGCCGTTTTTCCGATGGAGGATATATTCACGGAGTACCGACCAACGTTCCGCAAAAGTCACTGATAGAATACAGTCCGTCACTAGGAACCACGCCACGCTCGCACATGTGCGTACGGAATGCGACCTCTCACGCCAAGTTCATCTACGACTGGGCACCTGTAAACGGAACCATTGTTTTTGTTTTGGAATAA
- a CDS encoding rhodanese-like domain-containing protein: MMKIGSLFAGFFLFLSTLFSCQQQKGDFKTLPVDDFESLIKDSEVQRVDVRTLAEYSEGHIPGTVNINVLDDSFAAVADSTLQKDKPVAVYCRTGKRSKKAAEILTRRGYKVYNLDKGITAWQEAGKEVER; encoded by the coding sequence ATGATGAAGATCGGTTCTCTTTTTGCAGGTTTTTTCCTATTTCTTTCCACACTTTTCTCTTGTCAACAGCAGAAAGGTGATTTCAAAACATTGCCGGTAGACGACTTTGAATCTCTTATTAAAGATTCCGAGGTGCAACGGGTCGATGTTCGTACGCTGGCTGAATATTCCGAAGGACATATTCCCGGTACGGTGAATATCAATGTACTGGATGATTCATTTGCTGCCGTGGCCGATTCTACTTTGCAGAAAGACAAACCGGTTGCTGTTTATTGTCGTACAGGAAAACGGAGTAAGAAAGCTGCTGAGATTCTGACTCGACGGGGGTATAAAGTTTACAATCTTGACAAAGGCATTACAGCTTGGCAAGAAGCCGGTAAAGAGGTAGAACGGTGA
- a CDS encoding 1-acyl-sn-glycerol-3-phosphate acyltransferase translates to MDTTEFDEIRPYNDEELPQVYEELIADPAFQEAAHIAMPDVPFELLAQTMRASKTKLEFQKALCYGALWKLAGKCTDGLTLDHTALPDKEKAYTYISNHRDIILDSGFLSILLVDQGMDTVEIAIGDNLLIYPWIKKFVRVNKSFIVQRALSMRQKLESSARMSRYMHYTIKDKNQSIWIAQREGRAKDSNDRTQDSVLKMLAMGGEGTPLDSLTEMNIAPLAISYEYDPCDYLKAQEFQLKRDIEDYKKTTADDLKNMQIGLFGYKGRVHFQVAPCINEALGTMDRSVSRQELFASISTLIDKSIHSNYRMYPGNYVAHDLLTCTREFGSHYTMEEKEHFEAYIDRQLSKIDIPNKDVPFLREKMLLMYANPLTNYLAAR, encoded by the coding sequence ATGGATACAACAGAATTCGATGAAATCCGCCCTTATAATGATGAGGAGCTACCTCAGGTTTATGAGGAATTGATTGCCGATCCGGCATTTCAGGAGGCTGCGCATATTGCAATGCCGGATGTTCCCTTCGAGTTATTGGCACAAACGATGCGTGCCTCTAAGACAAAACTGGAGTTTCAGAAGGCATTATGTTATGGGGCTTTATGGAAACTGGCTGGAAAATGTACGGATGGCCTGACTTTGGATCATACGGCACTCCCGGACAAGGAAAAAGCTTATACATACATCTCCAATCACCGGGATATAATCCTGGATTCGGGCTTTCTTTCTATTCTGCTTGTCGATCAAGGAATGGATACGGTAGAAATTGCTATCGGTGATAATCTCCTTATTTATCCGTGGATAAAGAAATTTGTCCGCGTCAATAAGTCCTTTATCGTGCAACGTGCGCTTTCCATGCGTCAGAAACTGGAATCATCGGCTCGTATGTCCCGCTATATGCATTATACGATAAAGGATAAGAACCAGTCCATATGGATTGCACAGCGGGAGGGGCGCGCCAAGGACTCGAATGACCGCACGCAGGATAGTGTACTTAAGATGCTGGCTATGGGAGGGGAAGGTACTCCGTTGGATAGCTTGACGGAAATGAACATTGCTCCGTTGGCCATTTCGTATGAATACGACCCTTGCGATTACCTCAAAGCGCAGGAGTTCCAACTGAAAAGAGACATCGAGGATTATAAGAAAACGACTGCCGACGATCTGAAAAATATGCAGATCGGGCTATTCGGCTATAAAGGGAGAGTTCATTTTCAGGTTGCTCCATGCATTAACGAAGCTCTTGGAACAATGGATCGTTCTGTGTCCCGGCAAGAATTATTTGCCTCTATATCTACACTGATCGATAAGTCCATACATAGTAATTACCGCATGTATCCGGGTAATTATGTGGCACATGATTTGCTGACGTGTACAAGGGAGTTTGGCAGCCATTACACGATGGAAGAGAAAGAGCATTTCGAGGCATATATTGATAGGCAGTTGTCCAAGATAGACATCCCCAATAAAGACGTGCCTTTTTTGCGGGAAAAGATGTTACTGATGTATGCTAACCCGTTGACAAATTATTTGGCTGCCCGCTAA
- a CDS encoding D-alanine--D-alanine ligase, which yields MKRTIAIVAGGDTSEFYVSLRSAQGVYSFIDKEKYDLYIVEMEGLRWEVQLPDGLKTPVDRNDFSFMNGTEKVKFDFVYITIHGTPGEDGRLQGYLDMLRIPYSCCGVLAAAMTYDKFTCNQYLKAFGVRIAESLLLRQGQSVSDEDVLDKIGLPCFIKPSLGGSSFGVTKVKAREQIQPAITKAFSEAQEVLVEAFMEGTEITCGCYKTKEKSVVFPITEVVTDNEFFDYDAKYNGQVDEITPARISEDLTRRVQTLTSAIYDILGCSGIIRVDYIITSGDKINLLEVNTTPGMTSTSFIPQQVRAAGLDIKDVMTDIIENKFT from the coding sequence ATGAAACGCACAATTGCGATCGTAGCGGGAGGCGATACCTCCGAATTTTATGTATCTCTGCGTAGCGCGCAGGGAGTGTATTCCTTTATAGATAAGGAAAAGTATGACTTGTATATAGTCGAAATGGAAGGACTTCGATGGGAGGTCCAATTGCCGGACGGGTTGAAAACACCGGTTGACCGTAATGACTTTAGTTTCATGAATGGCACGGAGAAGGTTAAGTTTGACTTTGTTTATATTACGATTCATGGCACTCCGGGCGAAGATGGTCGTCTTCAAGGCTATCTCGATATGTTGCGCATTCCTTATTCTTGTTGCGGAGTGCTGGCGGCTGCCATGACTTATGATAAGTTTACCTGCAATCAGTACCTCAAGGCGTTTGGTGTACGCATTGCCGAGTCTTTGTTGCTTCGGCAGGGACAGTCCGTTTCCGATGAAGATGTTTTAGATAAGATCGGTTTGCCGTGTTTTATCAAGCCGAGCTTGGGCGGATCGAGTTTCGGGGTGACAAAGGTGAAGGCCCGCGAACAGATTCAGCCTGCCATCACGAAGGCTTTTAGTGAAGCACAGGAAGTGCTTGTGGAGGCTTTTATGGAAGGTACGGAAATTACTTGCGGATGCTACAAAACAAAAGAGAAATCGGTAGTGTTCCCTATCACCGAAGTGGTTACGGATAATGAGTTTTTTGATTATGATGCAAAATATAACGGTCAGGTGGACGAGATAACTCCTGCCCGCATTTCCGAAGACCTGACTCGCCGTGTGCAGACATTGACTTCTGCTATTTATGACATTTTGGGCTGCTCGGGCATCATTCGTGTGGACTATATTATCACTTCCGGTGATAAGATCAATCTGCTGGAAGTCAATACTACTCCGGGTATGACCTCTACCAGCTTCATCCCTCAGCAAGTGCGCGCTGCGGGATTGGATATCAAGGATGTGATGACAGATATAATAGAGAATAAATTTACTTAG